In the genome of Leptospira koniambonensis, one region contains:
- a CDS encoding MFS transporter translates to MKEQILSNKTMAGYASAEVGITAVETMAQIYLLDFYVSTVGLKPSLFGLAMLIAILWDAISDPIMGYISDRTSFTDGRRRPYILIGGFLLGLGAYFLFTPPELESQISKFLYLVIAYFLTNTFMTMIAVPHISLGGEIGHTSGERNKIFGWRLFFANIGLLSGLLLPAIWVSLGKDGFNSRSFSSGTIWILLCFVSYFSYTFTKGRDFPYKRSETKPNSFGENVLSFLQSARFILRNRYFLPLLLAFIVATAARTLNSSLGLLYYKERLLLEDSQVVIRILLPFVVFLTFSIPLWVYLAKKFGKKRPAFWGSFLLGVMTMILYPILPQGSYEAPLIAAFLGGIFAGSILLFDSLVADVVDYDELLTGEKREGAYFGFWKMATKIIRAIGFAFLGFLLEGIGYQAGAKTQNPELGWRITLIFGPIVGSLFVMASLIFTRMEMTSEVHAKIQELLSRKKNIQKRRSSGLPAG, encoded by the coding sequence ATGAAAGAACAAATTCTTTCGAATAAAACAATGGCAGGTTATGCTTCCGCAGAAGTGGGAATCACTGCAGTGGAAACAATGGCCCAGATCTATCTTCTGGATTTTTATGTTTCTACAGTTGGATTAAAACCTTCTTTATTCGGGTTGGCTATGTTGATTGCGATCTTATGGGATGCTATCAGTGATCCTATTATGGGATATATCTCAGATCGAACTAGTTTTACAGATGGAAGAAGAAGACCTTATATTTTAATCGGTGGATTTTTACTTGGGTTAGGGGCGTACTTTCTTTTTACTCCTCCTGAGTTAGAAAGCCAAATCTCTAAGTTTTTGTATCTGGTAATCGCTTATTTTCTCACGAATACATTTATGACAATGATTGCAGTTCCTCATATTAGTTTAGGAGGAGAGATCGGTCATACATCTGGAGAAAGAAATAAAATTTTCGGTTGGAGATTATTTTTTGCGAATATAGGTCTTTTATCAGGGTTACTTCTTCCTGCGATTTGGGTTTCCTTAGGAAAAGATGGATTTAACTCCAGAAGCTTTTCTTCTGGGACTATTTGGATTTTGTTATGTTTTGTATCTTATTTTTCTTATACCTTTACAAAAGGTAGAGATTTTCCTTATAAACGATCCGAAACAAAACCGAATTCTTTCGGAGAGAATGTTTTATCCTTTTTACAATCCGCTCGTTTTATATTAAGAAATCGTTATTTTCTTCCTCTTCTTTTGGCATTTATAGTCGCGACTGCTGCCAGGACTTTAAATTCTTCCTTAGGACTTTTGTATTATAAGGAAAGATTGCTGTTGGAAGATTCTCAAGTTGTTATACGAATACTTCTTCCTTTTGTAGTCTTCCTTACTTTTTCTATTCCACTTTGGGTGTACTTAGCAAAAAAATTCGGTAAAAAACGTCCTGCATTTTGGGGAAGTTTTTTGCTCGGGGTTATGACAATGATCTTATATCCGATCTTGCCCCAAGGATCTTATGAGGCTCCTTTGATCGCAGCATTTCTTGGAGGAATATTTGCAGGATCCATTCTTCTTTTCGATTCGTTGGTGGCAGATGTAGTGGATTATGATGAACTTCTGACTGGTGAAAAGAGAGAAGGTGCTTATTTCGGATTTTGGAAGATGGCAACAAAGATCATTAGAGCGATCGGTTTTGCATTTTTAGGATTTTTATTGGAAGGAATCGGATACCAAGCAGGAGCAAAAACTCAAAACCCAGAGCTTGGTTGGAGGATAACTTTAATATTCGGACCGATTGTGGGAAGTTTATTCGTCATGGCTTCTTTGATATTTACTAGAATGGAAATGACTTCAGAAGTTCATGCAAAAATACAGGAACTTCTATCGAGAAAAAAGAATATTCAAAAAAGAAGAAGTTCCGGCCTTCCGGCCGGATAA
- a CDS encoding alanine racemase, giving the protein MYRKGSNHGLLWIFAVALLLIVFLKPKDNGASYNSYFKDLNSELKLNGPGKPIVLIDLDRLDSNLKLLKEKIKPPLSYRVVVKSLPSLDLLKYIVNATGSKRLMVFHSGDIIMLLNDPEFQKFDILLGKPMPISALENIYSKTKKENFQNVQWLVDTSNRVEQYLDFAKKKELKLKLSLEIDIGLHRGGFSKPENSLSVLELLHANPKNLELAGYMGYEPHVASVPVIFGDKISAMEKSLQNSLDKYSNFVRLGKEKFPNLFQKDLVFNGGGSKTYSFYQKNPGVVNDVSLGSALVKPTDFDVESLEEHSPAVFIATPVLKKLEGTKIPFLESLSFLFPLWNPNQEMTYFIYGGAFSAKKESPKGLEDNSLFGSSTNQSILNGSKAISLEPDDHVFFRPTQSEKVMAEMGEIHLVRSGKLIGIWKTFIN; this is encoded by the coding sequence ATGTATAGAAAAGGGTCTAATCATGGATTACTTTGGATTTTTGCAGTCGCACTTTTGCTGATCGTTTTTTTAAAACCGAAAGATAACGGTGCTTCTTATAATTCTTATTTTAAAGATTTGAATTCGGAGCTTAAACTAAATGGTCCAGGAAAACCGATCGTCCTTATCGACTTGGATCGTTTGGATTCTAATCTAAAACTTCTGAAAGAAAAAATTAAACCTCCTTTATCATACAGAGTAGTAGTAAAATCCCTTCCTTCTTTAGATTTGCTTAAGTATATCGTAAATGCAACTGGCTCCAAAAGACTGATGGTATTTCATTCTGGAGATATCATCATGTTATTGAATGATCCAGAATTCCAAAAATTTGATATTCTTTTGGGAAAACCAATGCCGATCTCTGCTTTGGAAAATATATACTCTAAAACAAAAAAAGAGAATTTTCAAAATGTACAATGGTTAGTGGATACTTCTAATCGAGTAGAGCAATACTTAGATTTTGCAAAGAAGAAGGAACTAAAATTAAAATTAAGTTTAGAGATCGATATAGGATTACATAGAGGAGGATTTTCTAAACCAGAAAATTCTTTGTCCGTGTTGGAACTCCTACACGCGAATCCTAAAAATCTGGAACTTGCCGGATATATGGGATATGAACCACATGTTGCTTCTGTGCCTGTAATCTTTGGAGATAAGATCTCCGCAATGGAAAAATCACTCCAAAACTCATTAGATAAATATTCTAATTTCGTAAGATTAGGAAAGGAGAAGTTTCCGAATTTATTCCAAAAAGACCTAGTATTCAACGGTGGAGGAAGTAAAACCTATAGTTTCTATCAAAAAAATCCTGGAGTAGTCAACGATGTATCTTTGGGTTCTGCTCTAGTTAAACCTACTGATTTTGATGTGGAAAGTTTGGAAGAGCATAGTCCTGCAGTATTTATCGCAACTCCGGTCTTGAAAAAGTTAGAAGGAACCAAGATCCCATTTTTGGAATCACTATCCTTTCTATTTCCACTCTGGAACCCGAACCAAGAGATGACTTACTTTATCTATGGAGGAGCATTCTCTGCCAAAAAAGAATCTCCTAAAGGTCTGGAAGACAATTCTCTATTTGGTTCCAGCACCAACCAAAGTATCTTAAACGGGTCCAAAGCTATATCTTTAGAACCTGATGATCATGTATTCTTTAGGCCTACTCAAAGTGAAAAGGTAATGGCCGAGATGGGAGAGATCCATCTAGTCCGTTCCGGCAAATTGATAGGAATATGGAAAACTTTTATCAATTAG
- a CDS encoding trimeric intracellular cation channel family protein → MDLSYFFNLAGVTVFAVSGALAAAEKKTYHADAFSVFFTGFITAIGGGTLRDITLGNYPVSWVSDSNVLWAIFAGFAITFIFPRFLIRMKTGIFFFDTVGIGIYTVIGTRISLLSGVNPFAAAILGMVSAVFGGVIRDTLINEVPMIFRKEIYATACLAGAILYIVLDRYEVNGSLNTVVSALLVIIVRMIAVRFNLSLPKFRLPE, encoded by the coding sequence GTGGACCTTTCGTATTTTTTCAATTTGGCCGGGGTCACAGTTTTTGCTGTGTCAGGAGCCTTGGCTGCTGCGGAAAAAAAGACCTATCATGCTGATGCATTCAGCGTGTTCTTCACTGGATTTATCACTGCAATTGGTGGTGGAACTTTAAGAGATATCACACTCGGAAATTATCCAGTCTCTTGGGTTTCCGATTCAAATGTTCTTTGGGCAATATTTGCAGGCTTTGCGATCACATTTATCTTCCCTAGATTTTTGATCCGAATGAAAACTGGGATTTTCTTTTTTGATACAGTTGGAATTGGGATCTATACAGTGATCGGAACTAGAATATCATTGCTTAGCGGAGTGAATCCATTTGCAGCTGCCATCTTAGGAATGGTATCTGCAGTATTCGGCGGGGTGATCCGAGATACTTTGATCAACGAAGTTCCAATGATCTTTCGAAAAGAAATTTACGCAACTGCATGTTTGGCTGGAGCGATTTTATACATTGTATTAGATCGATATGAAGTGAACGGAAGTTTAAATACCGTAGTCTCTGCATTGCTCGTGATAATAGTTCGAATGATTGCTGTCAGATTTAATCTATCTCTTCCTAAATTCCGTTTGCCTGAATAG
- a CDS encoding SDR family oxidoreductase — protein sequence MNILITGASGGLGKNLAEKAYSLGHNILLTNLNEKALKDYITKQKFDKNRVLTSKLDVTSPSDWKKVMDLAYKKWGKLDILMNVAGYLLPGYIENVSPKDIDKHIDINAKGLMYGTREASIRMIVQGGGHIINIASLAGVAPIPGISLYSTSKFAVRGFSLAVAQELKPKKVFVSVVCPDAIQTPMLDLQKDYEEASMTFSGNRYLKTEEVTDIIFNKVIPNKPMEVLIPGSRGFLAKVGSFLPGLNALLSPSLMNKGKKKQTTYKKN from the coding sequence ATGAACATACTCATCACTGGTGCAAGCGGCGGTTTAGGAAAAAATCTGGCTGAGAAAGCTTATTCTTTAGGTCATAATATTCTTCTTACCAATCTAAACGAAAAAGCTCTCAAAGATTATATTACTAAACAAAAGTTTGATAAGAATAGAGTTTTAACTTCAAAGTTGGATGTGACTTCTCCTTCCGATTGGAAGAAGGTCATGGACCTTGCTTATAAAAAATGGGGCAAACTGGACATTTTAATGAATGTGGCAGGTTATCTTTTACCTGGTTATATTGAAAATGTAAGCCCTAAAGATATTGATAAACATATAGATATCAACGCAAAAGGTTTGATGTATGGAACTAGAGAAGCTTCTATCCGAATGATCGTACAAGGTGGAGGGCATATTATAAATATTGCATCTTTGGCAGGCGTTGCTCCGATCCCTGGGATTTCTCTTTATTCTACTTCTAAATTTGCAGTCAGAGGATTTTCTTTGGCAGTGGCCCAAGAATTAAAACCTAAAAAAGTATTCGTAAGTGTTGTTTGCCCAGATGCAATCCAAACACCAATGCTTGATCTTCAAAAAGATTATGAAGAAGCTTCCATGACATTCTCTGGAAACAGATACCTCAAAACGGAAGAAGTAACTGATATTATCTTTAATAAAGTGATCCCAAATAAACCTATGGAAGTTTTGATCCCTGGTTCCAGAGGATTTTTAGCTAAGGTAGGAAGTTTCCTTCCAGGTCTGAATGCGTTACTCAGTCCTTCTCTCATGAATAAAGGCAAGAAGAAACAAACAACTTACAAAAAGAATTAA
- a CDS encoding adenylate/guanylate cyclase domain-containing protein — protein MVHKQKIPALTFRSLLFISFFLISFYSLGSQEEEPIPGWKDLDLKRLEWESVQGFKPEFKSGFGSTEAGYLKIEKFPIVLNQLYKTPVSDKVQEFTIQTKFNLSFDPKAQVFLSPIRLYLNFIGENWEIYLNGHLLQKEIHLDPNGKMEIRKTLRDMEVQVDSSLLQAGENKLVFHMLGDAPALHLSEEEYPILSPVFTPTNVDLGFYLDGDYTLGVEYDFSKKIGILINLSLNTIYIFFGLYHLLIFSKRRTDKYNLYFGVFSISMAVYSLSRSTIIFDFIQDSTWITRIEYGSVSLLAPLFLLFLHDYFYGSTLPNKAILAISGWSFGIFFFSFFAPFQYLMISLRAWQISILPSLIYLLYFMGKAVYLRKKDASLMAISMFIIVFISGYDVLDSMFFQSGIRFTQFAYLLFVISLTTILANRFIDLYKQSEDLNIELSHQKLELARQKNAFFRFVPMQFLSVLGKDSAVDVNLGDSALREMSVLFTDIRSFTTISEKMTPEENFKFINGYLAKMEPLIQKYEGFVDKFMGDAILALFSAERVIHSENHWEGKSAADRAVLAAIDMRRRVRELEEEVKGAHGHVKGVRIGIGINTGNLMLGTVGSSHRLDTTVIGDTVNVASRLESLTNLYKADILITQNTLSSLTIADELAIREVDSVVVKGKSQPIIIYEIYESDDPHIRKLKDATLALISRGIILYKVGNFKEALQNFEQALKVYPEDIVAILYRKRCQEYIEAPPLGNWVGVQHLLEK, from the coding sequence ATGGTGCATAAACAAAAAATTCCGGCTTTAACTTTCAGATCTTTACTTTTCATTTCTTTTTTCTTAATCTCTTTTTACTCTCTGGGTTCTCAGGAAGAAGAGCCAATCCCGGGTTGGAAGGACCTGGATCTAAAAAGATTGGAATGGGAATCCGTACAAGGATTTAAACCCGAATTCAAATCCGGCTTCGGGTCGACGGAGGCTGGGTATTTAAAAATAGAAAAATTCCCAATCGTTCTAAACCAACTCTATAAAACTCCAGTATCCGACAAGGTTCAGGAATTTACCATCCAGACAAAATTTAATCTAAGTTTTGATCCAAAGGCACAAGTGTTCTTGAGCCCGATCCGGCTTTATTTAAATTTTATAGGGGAGAACTGGGAAATTTATCTGAACGGACATCTTCTCCAAAAAGAGATCCATTTGGATCCGAATGGAAAAATGGAGATTCGAAAAACTCTGCGAGATATGGAAGTGCAGGTTGACTCAAGTCTCCTGCAAGCCGGAGAAAATAAATTAGTATTCCATATGTTGGGAGATGCACCAGCTCTTCATCTTTCCGAAGAAGAATATCCAATACTTTCTCCAGTGTTTACACCTACGAATGTGGATCTTGGATTTTATTTAGATGGAGATTATACTTTAGGAGTTGAATACGATTTTTCTAAAAAGATCGGGATCTTAATTAATTTAAGTTTAAATACGATCTATATATTTTTCGGACTATATCATCTTCTCATCTTTTCCAAAAGAAGAACTGATAAATATAATTTATACTTTGGGGTTTTTTCTATTTCTATGGCGGTTTACTCTTTGAGTAGATCTACGATCATATTTGATTTTATACAAGACAGTACTTGGATTACGAGAATTGAATATGGTTCAGTATCCTTACTTGCACCTTTATTCTTACTGTTTCTTCATGATTATTTTTATGGATCTACTTTGCCAAATAAGGCGATACTTGCGATCTCCGGGTGGAGTTTTGGGATCTTCTTCTTTTCCTTTTTTGCGCCATTCCAATATTTGATGATCAGTTTGAGAGCATGGCAGATCTCTATTCTACCTTCTCTTATTTATCTATTATACTTTATGGGAAAAGCTGTATATCTGCGCAAAAAAGACGCTTCTCTTATGGCGATCAGTATGTTCATCATCGTATTCATTTCAGGTTACGATGTTTTGGATTCTATGTTCTTCCAATCTGGAATTAGATTCACACAATTTGCTTATCTTCTATTTGTGATTTCTTTAACCACCATTCTTGCGAATCGATTCATCGATCTATACAAACAATCTGAAGATTTGAACATAGAGCTTAGCCATCAAAAACTAGAATTGGCAAGGCAGAAGAATGCATTTTTCCGTTTCGTTCCGATGCAATTTTTAAGCGTGCTTGGAAAAGATTCTGCGGTGGATGTGAACTTAGGCGATTCTGCATTAAGAGAAATGAGTGTTTTATTCACAGACATTCGATCTTTTACTACAATCTCTGAAAAGATGACTCCTGAAGAAAATTTCAAATTTATTAACGGCTATCTTGCTAAGATGGAACCTCTGATCCAAAAGTATGAAGGTTTCGTGGATAAGTTTATGGGAGATGCAATCCTTGCATTATTCTCCGCAGAAAGAGTGATCCATTCTGAAAATCATTGGGAAGGTAAATCCGCAGCAGATAGGGCGGTCCTTGCGGCGATTGATATGAGAAGAAGGGTCCGGGAACTGGAAGAAGAAGTGAAGGGCGCACACGGACATGTAAAAGGTGTTCGTATCGGCATCGGAATTAACACAGGGAATCTGATGCTCGGAACAGTAGGATCTTCTCATAGACTGGATACAACTGTGATAGGTGACACAGTTAACGTTGCATCTCGTTTAGAAAGTCTCACGAATTTATATAAGGCAGATATACTAATCACTCAAAATACTTTATCTAGTCTTACAATTGCAGATGAACTCGCGATCAGAGAAGTGGACTCAGTAGTGGTTAAAGGAAAAAGCCAACCGATCATCATTTACGAAATTTATGAATCAGATGATCCTCATATTCGCAAATTAAAAGACGCTACACTGGCCTTGATCTCCAGAGGGATCATTTTGTATAAGGTCGGAAATTTTAAAGAAGCTCTTCAGAATTTCGAGCAGGCCCTAAAAGTTTATCCTGAAGATATAGTAGCCATTTTATATAGAAAACGTTGCCAAGAATATATAGAAGCTCCACCACTTGGAAATTGGGTCGGAGTACAACATCTTTTGGAAAAGTAG
- a CDS encoding peroxiredoxin, translating into MSDSWEGKKLPEVSLSSSTGNTVNLPKDSSGSWTLLYFYPKDDTPGCTKQACSYRDNLEKFTEAGAKVYGISSDSLDSHKQFIDKFNLSFPLLSDPKQTLSGPLGVYGDQEWQGRVFKGLSRDSFLVGPDGTIRKVWRKVDPTKTVAETLEEILKEAGA; encoded by the coding sequence ATGTCCGACTCATGGGAAGGCAAAAAATTACCGGAAGTAAGTTTATCCAGCTCAACCGGAAACACAGTAAATCTACCGAAAGACTCAAGCGGTTCTTGGACCTTATTGTATTTTTATCCAAAAGACGATACCCCGGGTTGCACAAAACAGGCCTGCTCTTATAGAGACAATCTGGAAAAGTTCACCGAAGCTGGAGCAAAGGTGTATGGGATCAGTTCCGATTCTTTGGATAGTCATAAGCAATTTATTGACAAATTCAATTTGAGTTTTCCTCTTCTATCCGATCCAAAACAAACCTTGAGCGGACCTCTAGGAGTTTATGGAGACCAAGAATGGCAAGGAAGAGTGTTCAAGGGACTTTCTAGAGATAGCTTTTTGGTAGGACCTGACGGAACCATCCGCAAAGTTTGGAGAAAAGTAGATCCTACCAAAACAGTTGCCGAAACTTTAGAGGAGATCTTAAAAGAGGCCGGTGCCTAA
- a CDS encoding M61 family metallopeptidase → MIVKYTLDTYQPHRHLLKVEMEVHPDKQETFLCIPNWSPGSYKIRDYSKSIHQVAFVQSKPGWGLEQTDLDTWKVSSKGETFKISYLVYGFEHTVRTNYFTSDFILVHPPATFLYPKDRLDLEPELSWKNLAPFKFCYTGLRKKEGSKNTWKAKNFDEFFDCPILLTNEKQISFNVEGCEFDLVILGDIETKDKKKISKDLATIVETQIKLMGGTENQYYLFVLDMSDNLYGGLEHLNCSINQFDPNGWSSPDNYRTLLELLSHEYFHHWNVKRIRPIALGPFDYQKPNLTKELWIAEGITSFFDAYFLLLCGSYSPQQYLNKLWKDIRELEESLGESWMSLEDSSFTAWTKYYNRPFDPNFSNTGISYYTKGAILSLSIHLHILKETKGKKSLVDIMIALNKQYHQEKKRGFTKAEFFQTAKKVTGLDLKLEFDTYITEPKRIPIENYLHLIGIERTASKPKIELGFRVKEERGRMIVSKILLSKSVKETDINLGDEWIALGDKRILPGNFKELLNQHQPGKKADLLLSRRGKILKRKIKFDSSPSGNELWIDEKAEDSVKELREVFLNLEKRPKTSKPSAKKSKSK, encoded by the coding sequence GTGATCGTAAAATATACACTAGATACATACCAACCGCATAGACATTTATTAAAGGTGGAAATGGAAGTCCACCCAGACAAACAGGAAACATTTCTTTGTATTCCAAATTGGTCGCCTGGCTCTTATAAGATCAGAGATTATTCTAAATCCATCCACCAAGTTGCATTTGTTCAATCCAAACCAGGCTGGGGTCTTGAACAAACAGACCTCGACACTTGGAAAGTTTCTTCTAAGGGAGAAACATTCAAAATTTCTTATTTAGTGTATGGATTCGAACACACTGTAAGAACCAATTATTTCACTAGCGATTTTATTTTAGTTCATCCTCCTGCAACATTCTTATATCCTAAAGATCGTTTAGATCTGGAACCTGAGCTTAGCTGGAAAAATTTAGCGCCTTTTAAATTTTGTTATACTGGATTAAGGAAGAAGGAAGGTTCTAAAAATACTTGGAAGGCCAAAAACTTCGACGAATTTTTTGACTGCCCTATCTTGCTTACGAATGAAAAACAGATATCTTTTAATGTAGAAGGATGCGAATTCGATCTAGTCATCCTAGGAGATATTGAAACAAAAGATAAAAAGAAGATCTCCAAAGATCTGGCAACAATTGTTGAAACCCAGATCAAACTGATGGGCGGAACAGAAAATCAATATTATCTATTTGTTTTAGACATGAGCGATAATTTATACGGAGGATTGGAACATCTCAATTGTAGTATCAACCAATTCGATCCAAATGGATGGTCGAGTCCTGATAATTATAGAACTCTTTTAGAACTTTTATCTCATGAATATTTCCATCATTGGAATGTGAAAAGAATTCGTCCGATCGCACTTGGCCCTTTCGATTACCAAAAGCCGAACTTAACAAAAGAATTATGGATCGCTGAAGGAATTACTAGCTTTTTCGATGCATATTTTCTTCTTCTTTGTGGATCTTATTCCCCTCAACAATACCTGAACAAACTTTGGAAAGATATTCGGGAGCTGGAGGAATCCCTTGGTGAATCCTGGATGAGTTTAGAAGATTCCAGTTTTACTGCTTGGACAAAATATTATAATCGTCCTTTCGATCCTAATTTTTCAAATACTGGGATCTCTTATTATACAAAGGGAGCCATTCTATCTTTAAGTATACATCTTCATATCCTGAAAGAAACCAAGGGTAAAAAATCCTTGGTGGATATTATGATAGCATTGAATAAGCAGTATCATCAGGAGAAAAAAAGAGGCTTCACTAAAGCTGAATTTTTTCAAACTGCAAAGAAAGTCACAGGCCTTGATCTAAAACTAGAATTCGACACTTATATTACGGAACCAAAACGTATTCCTATCGAAAATTATCTACATTTGATCGGAATAGAAAGAACTGCTTCCAAACCTAAAATTGAATTAGGATTTAGGGTAAAAGAAGAAAGAGGAAGAATGATCGTAAGCAAAATTCTTCTCTCCAAATCAGTAAAAGAAACTGATATCAATTTAGGTGATGAATGGATCGCTCTAGGTGATAAAAGAATTCTTCCAGGCAACTTTAAAGAATTATTAAATCAGCACCAACCTGGGAAAAAAGCGGATCTTCTTCTTTCCAGAAGAGGAAAGATCTTAAAAAGAAAGATCAAATTTGATTCTTCTCCTTCTGGAAACGAACTATGGATCGATGAAAAAGCAGAAGACTCTGTTAAAGAATTGAGAGAAGTATTTTTGAATTTGGAGAAAAGGCCTAAAACTTCGAAACCTTCTGCCAAAAAATCTAAATCGAAGTAA
- a CDS encoding SDR family NAD(P)-dependent oxidoreductase: MFTILITGGSGGLGRALVSELGNSGYKILNWDLVSPDKIHPNETFRKIDLISSDELEEACKNIQSETSSIRGFIHCAGYGGPYHKITEVSLEEWDKIFSINLRSAFQITKFLLPLFSAQGFGRFVYIASSLSVQGSALSVAYSSSKHGIIGFMKSIAAEWGEKGITSNAVSPGYMETKMGIQEDQVDDHRKKIIEMTPVKKIASPEEIARVVTFLISSESGYINGANWTVDGGITSI; the protein is encoded by the coding sequence ATGTTTACAATTTTAATCACTGGAGGAAGTGGGGGCCTTGGCCGCGCTCTTGTTTCCGAATTAGGAAATTCCGGATATAAGATCCTAAATTGGGATCTGGTTTCTCCAGACAAAATTCATCCAAATGAAACATTCCGAAAAATAGATCTAATATCATCAGATGAATTAGAGGAAGCCTGCAAAAACATCCAATCTGAGACTTCCTCTATTCGAGGATTTATACATTGTGCGGGTTACGGCGGACCTTATCATAAAATCACCGAAGTTTCTTTAGAAGAATGGGATAAGATCTTTTCCATCAATCTTCGTTCTGCTTTTCAAATTACAAAATTTTTACTTCCACTTTTTAGCGCGCAAGGATTTGGAAGATTCGTTTATATAGCTTCTTCTTTGTCAGTGCAAGGAAGTGCGTTGTCTGTAGCTTATTCTTCTTCCAAACATGGGATCATAGGTTTTATGAAATCTATCGCTGCCGAATGGGGAGAGAAAGGAATCACATCTAACGCAGTGAGTCCAGGTTATATGGAAACTAAAATGGGCATCCAAGAAGACCAGGTAGATGATCATCGTAAAAAGATAATAGAGATGACACCCGTTAAAAAAATCGCTTCTCCGGAAGAGATTGCAAGAGTGGTTACTTTTTTAATTTCTTCCGAGTCTGGTTATATCAACGGTGCGAACTGGACTGTGGACGGAGGAATTACTTCGATTTAG
- the argB gene encoding acetylglutamate kinase, with translation MEHSFERVNNILEALPYITKYSGKTVVIKYGGAAMAKADLKESFAKDIVLLKYVGIHPVIVHGGGPEINRLLDSLNIPTEFVHGHRVTNEETMDVVEMVLTGKVNKQIVSMINKEGGNAVGLSGKDGNLAVASKTKIEIDVEGKKSELVDVGLVGKIDKIDPTVILSLQEKGFIPVISPVAESESGESLNINADTFAGELAGALKAEKLILLTDTSGILIDGKLVTGLNRALVKDYIRKGDITGGMIPKVECCLSAIDQGVRRTHIIDGRVPHSILIEIFTDQGIGSLID, from the coding sequence ATGGAACATTCCTTTGAGAGGGTCAACAATATTCTGGAGGCCCTTCCCTATATTACAAAATACTCCGGGAAAACTGTGGTCATCAAGTATGGTGGAGCCGCAATGGCAAAGGCAGACTTAAAGGAATCTTTCGCAAAAGATATCGTTCTTCTAAAATATGTAGGCATCCATCCTGTCATCGTCCACGGAGGCGGACCTGAGATTAATAGACTTTTAGATAGTCTGAATATTCCAACTGAGTTTGTTCATGGGCACAGGGTCACAAACGAAGAGACCATGGACGTGGTAGAGATGGTTCTCACCGGAAAAGTAAATAAACAGATCGTTTCCATGATCAATAAAGAAGGTGGGAATGCAGTAGGACTTTCTGGAAAAGACGGTAATTTGGCTGTCGCTTCTAAAACAAAAATAGAAATAGATGTAGAAGGAAAAAAATCAGAACTAGTAGATGTGGGTCTTGTGGGTAAGATCGACAAAATAGATCCTACAGTCATTCTATCTCTCCAAGAAAAAGGTTTTATCCCAGTCATTTCTCCAGTAGCCGAATCAGAATCTGGAGAATCTTTGAATATAAACGCAGATACTTTTGCAGGAGAATTGGCAGGTGCTCTCAAAGCAGAAAAGCTAATCCTTCTTACCGACACGAGCGGTATCCTGATCGACGGAAAACTTGTAACAGGTTTGAACCGGGCCTTAGTAAAAGATTATATTCGAAAAGGAGATATCACCGGAGGAATGATCCCTAAAGTAGAATGTTGTCTTTCTGCCATCGATCAAGGAGTGAGAAGGACTCATATTATTGACGGAAGAGTCCCCCATTCTATCCTGATCGAAATCTTTACTGATCAAGGGATCGGTTCCTTGATCGATTAA